tggttcttaacttcactctgaaattgcttgaacctttcaaacatttcagacttgtgcttaaataagtaaatatacctatatctactcaaatcgtgagtgaagatgagaaaatagcgatatccaccgcacgcttcaattctcattggatcacacgcatcagcatgtatgatttccaataagtcacttgcccgtttcattgtacctgaaaacatggtcttagtcatcctgcccatgaggcatggctcgcatgtgtcaagcgattcaaaatcaagtgactccaaacatccatcgacatggagtttcttcatgcatgttacgccaatatgacctaagcgtcAGTGCCACaaaaaagtggtactatcattattaactctacatcttttggcgtgaacatgtgtattaccacgaccgagattcaatgaaccattcacatagggtgcatgaccatgaaaggtattattcatgtaaacagaataaccattattctttaacttaaatgaataaccgtattgcaatgaacatgatctaatcatattcatgctcaacgtagacacctgataacatttatctaggttcaatactaatcccgaaggcagatggagcgtgcgatggtgatctcatcaactttggaaacacacatcgtcacctcgcccttagccagtctccgtttagtccgtagcttttgcttcaagtcaccaataatagcaactgaaccggtatccaatacccaggtgctaccaggagtactagtaaggtacacattaataacacatatatactttgttgaagttgccagccttcttatctaccatgcatttggggtaattccgctaccagtgaccgttccccttacaatagaagcacttagtctcgggtttgggttcaaccttgggttccttcactagagcggcaactggtttgccatccatgaagtttcccttctagcccttgcccttcttgaaaccagtggtcttgttaaaccatcaacacttgatgctccttcttgatttctaccttttgcggtcttaagcaccgcgaacagctccgggatcaactccatcccttgcatgtcatagttcatcacgaagatctagtagcttagtgatggtggctagagaactctatcaatcactatcttatctggaagtttaactcccactactttaagtgattgtagcacccagacattctgagcacatgctcactagctgagctattctcctccatcttgttggcaaaagaacttgtcagaggtctcacacctctcaacacgggcatgagcctgaaatcccaatttcagctcttggaacatctcatatgttctatggcattcaaaacgtcattggaatcttgattctaagccgtaaagtatggtgcactaaactaccaagtagtcatcaggatgtgtctgtcaggtgttcacaacatccacagacgacgttgtaggggtttgcacattgagcggtgcatcaaagacgtaagccttctgtgtagcggtgaggacactcctcggactacggacctagtccgcatcattgcttacaatatctttcaacttaatatttctctaggaacgtattgaaacatggagctacaacgtgagctatttatctacaacatatttgcaaagacaatttagactatgttcatgataattgagttcatctaatcaaattatttaatgaactcccactcagatagacatccctctagtcatctaagtgaaacatgatccgaatcgactaagctgtccgatcatcacgtgagacagactagtcatcaacggtgaacatctcatgttgatcgtatcttctatatgactcatgttcgacctttcggccttccgtgttctgaggccatgtatgtacatgctaggctcgtcaagtcaacctaagtgtttcgcatgtgtcctgaggccatgtctgtacatgctaggctcgtcaacacccgttgtattcgagcgttagaatctatcacacccgatcatcacgtggtgcttcgaaacaacgaaccttcgcaacggtgcacagttagggggaacacttttcttgaaattttagagagggatcatcttatttaagctactgtcgttctaagcaaataagatgtaaaacatgataaacatcacatgcaatcaaatagtgaaatgatatggccaatatcattttgctccttttgatctccatcttcggggctccatgatcatcgttgtcatcggcatgacaccatgatctccatcatcatgatctccatcatcgtgtcttcttgaagttgtctcgtcatctattacttctactactatggctaatgctttagcaataaagtaaagtaattacatgacatttatgttgacacacaggtcataaataaatcaagacaactcctatggctcctgccggttgtcatactcatcgacatgcaagtcatgattcctattacaagaacatgatcaatctcatacatcacatatatcattcatcacatccttttggccatatcacatcacaaggcatatgctgcaaaaacaagttagacgtcctctaattgttgttgcaagtttttacgtggctgctataggtttctagcaagaacgtttcttacctacgcgaaaaccacaacatgatatgccaatttctatttacccttcataaggacccttttcatcgaatccgatccgactaaagtgggagagacagacacccgctagccaccttatgcaactagtgcatgtcagtcggtggaaccagtctcacgtaagcgtacgtgtaaggtcggtccgggccgcttcatcccacgatgccgtcgaatcaagataagactagtaacggcaagcaaattgacaaaatcgacgcccacaacaacttgtgttctacccgtgcatagaaactacacatagacctagctcatgatgccactgttggggatcgtagcagaaatttaaaattttctacgcatcaccaagatcaatctttggagtaatctagcaacgaggggaaggagagtgcatctacatacccttgtagatcgctaagtggaagcgttcaagtgaacggggttgatggagtcgtactcgtcgtgatccaaatcaccgatgatcctagcgccgaacggacggcacctccgtgttcaacacacgtacggaacagagaCGTCTCCTAcggcttgatccagcaaggaggagggagaggttgaggaagagagtccaacagcagcacaacggcgtggtggtgatggagtggcaattctccggcagggcttcgccaagctcacgcggaggaggacaggtattggaggggaggggttgtgccaggttcaagggtgtggctgccctcccacccctccactatttataggtggggagagagggggccggccccctttagatcccatctagggttgggggcggcggccaagggggggaggagtgcctcccaagtcaagtggaggccctcccccttagagtttccactctcccatgcgcatgggccttgggggggctggtgcccttggcccattaaggttagggcgcccccctgcagcccatgctgctatattggacgtggtggaacattttccggacctccggacccctccggaatcctccggaaccttccggaagcttcccggtacaataccggaaaaaacaaaacttttcccggaacccgaacaacaactttccatatataaatctttacctccggaccattccggaactcctcgtgacattcgggatctcatccgggactccgaataacattcagtaatcacatacaagtcttcctaataaccctagcatcatcgaaccttaagtgtgcagaccctacgggttcgggaaccatgcagacatgaccgagacaactctccggccaataaccaacagcgggatctggatacccatgttggctcccacatgttccacgatgatctcatcggatgaaccacgatgtcgaggattcaatcaatcccgtactcaattccctttgtccagcggtattgtacttgcccgagattcgatcgtcggtatccagataccttgttcaatctcgttaccggcaagtctctttactcgttccgtaacacatcatctcatgatcaactccttggtcacattgtgcacattatgatgatatcctaccgagtgggcccagagatacctctccgtttacacggagtgacaaatcccaatctcgattcgtgccaacccaacagacactttcggagatacctgtagtgaacctttatagccacccagttacgttgtcacgtttggcacacccaaagcactcctacggtatcttgCACaaactcatggtctaaggaaatgatacttgacattagaaaagctttagcatacgaactacacaatctttgtgctaggcttaggattgggtcttgtccatcacatcattctcctaatgatgtgatcccgttatcaacgacatgcaatgtccatggttaggaaaccgtaaccatctattgatcaacgagctagtcaactagaggcttactagggacatggtgttgtctatgtatccacacatgtatctgagtttcctatcaatacaattctagcatcgataataaacgattatcatgaacaaggaaatataataataaccaatttattattgcctctagggcatatttccaacaggtggcCCCAGTTGTCCCGTCTCTTGTCCTACCCGCGGGGAACTTGTCCGACGGCCCTGGGAGCCCGCAGCCGCCTCCTCTGTTCGCTAGAGAGGAGGTTGTTGCCTTTGGCGGGATCCCGGACCCGGTCTCGACGGGGAGACGGATGAGTGCTTGCGTTCAGGACCTTCCGGAGGTGGAtgatatgcagcagcggtgcgctatgagggccgCTAAGCTTCACGATGCTGCGATATCTTctggtatgtccgtcaacatatctaattctttattgcatttttctCATGAGGACATTATTAATAATACAAaacaattaggagtttcactaggtgctACTGATAATGAGATCTCTAATTCGGTGAATGATAtgttagatttggaggcggagtGTGCCTTAGAGACTATTCATAACCTTGcagcggttaaacccatgaatgatgAGGAGATTGATGCGTTAGGGGTTAGAGTGCTAGATAATCTGTGTGCGGATCTAGCACCTTCTAATCAGGAGTCTGAGGACGATGATGTGCCTTTAGATGTTCCAGCTGTTAGTTCCGTTCagcccggttatgaggaccgggcGACAGAGCCCACTAAGCCAAAGCGTAAGTGGAAACGGAAGATTTATCCCGATTCTGCAGTTCATAGGAGTGCTAGGATACGGACTActaaaaaaattccatgatgaactatgaaaggaatcttttggaatagcaaaggtctgaaagacttggctaaaagaaggtttcttgcggAGGCTTCTCTGGAACATTGGTTAGATTTTATTGCTCTATCGGAAACCAGTCGAGATAATTTTGCGCTGCAGTTTCTATCCTCTCTTGTGGGTGGTATTGATTTCGATTGGCATTTCCTCCGTCCACGAGGAAGATCGGGAGGTATCTTACTGGGTGTGAGATGCGACTCCCTTGAAGTTCGGAGTGTAGTAATGGGCGACTTCGCGGTAAAGTTTCGAGTTAGGTCTAAAGTTGATGGGTTaaactgggctttggtggcggtttatggtgcctCACAGCCCGAACTTAAACCAGAGTTTCTGGCGGACCTGGTTCGGATCTGTGGATCCGAGCAGCTTCCGATGTTGgtcgggggtgatttcaatatcattaggaggagagaggagaaaaaTAATGATAATTTCGACGGcaggtggtcgtttatgttcaataccattattgaaagcttggatctaagggagatagagctttctggtagaaagtttacctgggctaatgctctgccaaacccgacatatgaaaagcttgatcgagttctcgcgagcgtggagtgggaacagaagttccctcttATTACGGTGCAAGCTCTCACGCGGGGAATTTTCGATCACACACCATTGTTCGTCGACTCAGGGGAGCGAACCATTTAggaaacaaaaacaccttttcatttgagatggcctggttcgaacgCGAGGGGTTCTTCGACCTcatagccagggaatgggctaaggggGTAGGAGGAAGAACGGCGgtcgagcgttggcagaataagattacgcatttgagaagtttcttacggggttgggctaagcacctcagtggggTGTATAAGATCGAGAAGGATAGGCTCCTTTCTCTTGTACAGGCCCTGTGCATAAAAGCGGAATCCGCGATTTTGCTGCCTCCTGAGCTCCAGGTCAAAAATGAGGCGGAGAAGAGGCTGAAAGAACTTCTTCacaagaagaattgaagtgggcttcgcgagctaaggtccgcaaagtggtccaaggggacgcaaatactcaattctttcacctcattgctaatggtaagcacagaaagaagcggatctttcagcttgaacagGATGAGGGTACGATTTTAGGTCAAGATAATCTCAAAACCTATATTACCGAGTATTATAGACAGTTATTTGGACCTCTGGAGGAtaattgtgtgtccctcgatgagtccaggactgaggatgtgcctAAATTGTCTGCTGCTGATAATGATATCCTGGTTGCCCCATTCTCAGAGAAGGAGGTGGTTGATGCTAttgcacaaatgaaaaacaataaggctcccggaccggatgggttcccggccgagttctataaaaagtgctggcacattattaagggggatttactacctatgtttcatgatctattctctggacaacttcaattatttcacctgaattttggaactatcacattgctccctaagaaaacggatgctgtgagaattgagcagttcagaccaatctgcctcctcaatgttagtttcaaaatcttcaccgaggtcgggaccaataggctcacacagattgcgcattctgtggtgcaacaatcccaaactgctttcatgccggacaggaacatccttgaaggggtggttgttcttcatgaaacgctccatgaaatccattccaaaaaattagatggagtaaattttaaggtggatttcgaaaaagcgtacgataaggtcaaatggccattcctccaacGGGCATTGcgtatgaagggttttgatgaagcctggcgccgacAGGTCGAATCCTTTACacaaaaagggagtgtgggaattaaagtgaatgccgatataggtcattacttccagacacataaaggcctcagATAAGGAGATtcgatgtcccctatcttgtttaacattgtggtggatatgttagcaattttgatagggAGGGCTAAGAAGAATGGTCAAGTGGGTGGTTTGGTACCTCATCTCATTGATGGAGGTGTTTCCATCCTTCAATACGCAGATGATACAATCATTtttatggagcatgatttggccaaggcgagaaatatgaagctggtgttatgcctttttGAATAATTGACCggattaaagattaactttcataagagcgagttgttctgctttggtagagccaaagacgaccaggagtcttataggcaattgtttgggtgcgagttggggaGTTTACCTTTCTCATACCTTGGTATTCCGATACACCATCGTAGGCTGACAAacaaagaatggaagtgcatcgaggatcgatttgagaaaaaacttagctgttggaagggtaagctcatgtcatacgaaGGCCGCTTGATattgattaattcggtgctcacaagtatgcctatgttcctcttatcgttttttgaggtcccagttggtgttaggaaaagactggacttctatcggtcgcgtttcttttggcagggtgatgatctTAAAAGAAAATACTGGCTTGCTAAATGAGACATCATCtgtcgaccgaaagaccaagggggtcttggtattgaaaatcttgaagttaagaacagatgccttcttagtaagtggttgtggaagctTTCTTCCGGGACTGAGGCCATGTGGGCGCAGATCCTCCGCAGCAAGTACCTCCAGACTAAAACATTTTCCCAGGTCGCAGTCAGACCGACtgattcgcctttctggaaaggactaatgaaagtcaaacaatcaaTGTTCAATAGGACGAGATTTGTTATTGGAAACGGTGcaagtacacgtttctgggaggatacttggcttggcgaCTCACCTTTAGCCATTCAATATTCGTCTTTATATCGGATTGCTCAACGACGTGAGGTATTTGTGGCAacggtatttcaatctatcccccttaatattcagtttagacggtcgctagcaggcaatcgttgggaagaatggctccatctagttaggagactgatggaggttcaaatTTCTCACCAACCCGATGGATTACGCTGGAAGttgactaggtctggagtatttacagttaaatcaatgtatattgatgttattaattcgaactccattccaacttccaagtatgtttgggctgtcaaagttcctttaaaaattaaagtgtttatgtggtttgtccataaacaagttattttaacaaaggacaacttgatgaagcgtaattggacaggacctactaggtgtagtttctgtgatcgggatgagacgattaagcatttattctttgattgcccgttCGCCAAAGTCCTTTGGCGAACGatccatattgcttttaatattactccaccgacttCTGTCAATgcattatttgggacatggcttaatggggttGAGCCTGACTTAgcaagacatattcgggttggagtttgcgctttgttgtggactatctggaattgcagaaatgatttggtttttaacagaacatcacggattcattttttgcaggttattttccgagctatggcagtgatccgttcgtggtcgctactcacttcgatggaggccagggagcgtttggttactggatctatccgttgggagatggtagctcgggatatcttcaaccggtttggatggcggtcatgtaatagaataggcaattagtttacctatctatttTTAGTCAGTCGGTAGTGGCATCTTTTCCTGGCTAGTTTGTGTATCTAGCCTTTTTAAGCTCTGTGTGAGCTGCATTTTCCTTTTATCAACTGGAGACTTTGGAACCTTGTTGACACTTTTTGTcatttggttaataagatggccgtatgcatcactctgatgcagaggccgaggagcCCCCTTTTAAAAAAAGTGGATTTCCTagattatttttagtttttttggtcCAGTCCATTTTTAAAGGTTTTTTGTTTTTCTATATACTTGCCGGGAGAGGCAGGAGCACACAACATTGCAATTATTTGTTATTTTACATTCTTCACGGGGTAATGACATTTTTTGGGCTTGTCCGATGGGAGGCATTTGGCTGGCCCACTGCAGGCCATCTTTTTTTATTTGACTTCACTGCAGGCCATCTGGCTGCACGTGGTTACCTAAAAAAAAGAACTGGCTGCACGTGGAGTATTGTATATatatacttcctctgtaaactaatataagagtgtttagataactaaagtagtgatctaaacgctcttatattagtttacggagggagtatatatagcaAACTAATAAATCGTTCGTTCGCTCGAACCAATCGTTCGATCTGCCGAACGTCAGTTCGTTATCGGGGACCAATATAAAAGCAAAGGAACCCAGGCAATTGTGCATTATGCTCCCTCAATTCAACGAGATAATTCTGCTGCCTATTGTTCCAAATCCTAAAAATGCCAATGGACAACTGAAAATTAAAGGTGAAAACGAAAAAAAATACTAATATATAGGAGTATAAATGTAAAGTACTCTATGCATATTCAACTTAGCACAGTCACCACGAGCAAGCCGTTGCCCGCCATCACTCTGTCTGCGTCTGCATGGCAGCTTTTGACGTCGCCATGGGCCTCCGCGCCGGTCAGCTCGCGCGCGCGAACGGCCTGATCTTCCCAGTCCGTGCGCTGCACCGCTCGCAGCATCAGGGCCGCGCAcaccagctgcgccgccagcaTGCCGGCCCACATGCCCCGGAAGTCGAGCCGTGCCGGCCAGAACGCCAGCGCCAGAGCGGCCGGCATGCCGACGCCATAGAAGGCTGAGGCGTTGATCCTCGCGGCCTTTCCCGGCCGCGCGCTGCCGCGGAGCACCCCGCAACCCGCTGTCTGCGGGCAGTTGCCCAGCTCGGCGGCGCCGAGAATGGGCAGCGCCACGGACGTCAGCCGCAGGATGGCCGCATCTGCGGTGAACATCCGCGCCCATACGCCCCTCACGGACGCCGCGAATGCGCACGCCACGAGGCCCAGCGCGGCGCCACAGGCGAGGCCGACACGTGCCGCAAGGCGCGCACGCTCCGGCCGACCCGCGCCGAGCTCATGCCCGACGCGCGTGGACACGGCGCAGCTGAGGGAATGAGGGAAGATATACACCAGTGACGTGGTCTGTATGAGTATTCCCATAGCTGCCACCGCCGCTTTCGGGTCGGCGAGCACGCCGCAAAGCATGACCATGATCTCGTACCACCACCACTCCAGGCATACCGACATGCAGCTGTGAATGGAGAGCCTCACCAAGCGGCCCCATTCCAGAGCAGGTTCCTCCATCGGTGACAAACATGCGCCATCTTTGCCATCGCTGCCGCCATTGCCATGCGTTAGTCCGGAGAAGTACACGTAGGTCACGAGGAACAGCAAGAAGTTCAGGTTGGTGCAGACGGCTCCGAGGGCGACGCCGCGGataccgaggtggagaccctgcaCGAGGATGCAGTTGATGGGAACGTGGAGCAGGAGCGCGGCGGCGGCTGCGTACGTGATTGGGAGCGTGATGGCCTGCGCGCGGAGGTACACGCGGATCGGGTGGAGGAAGGACTGCACGAGGAGGTCTGGCAGCGAGCACATGATGAAGTCGTAAGCAGCGGCCGCAATGTCGGGGTCCTGCCCTGTAGCGACGAGGATGCGGTGCATGGCGACCCAGAGCAGGCTGACGGGGATGGACGCGACCAGGAGCAGCGAGACGGTGCGGCGGAGCGCCGCGGCGAGGACAGACGTGCGGCCGGCACCGAACGCCTGGCCGCACACCGGGTCCATACCGGCAGCCAGCCcggagagcaccgagtagccggtGATGTTGGCGAAGCCGAGCGCGAGGGAGCCGCCAGCGAGTGGCAGGCGGCCGAGCCGGCCAAGAAAGATCATGGACACTAGGGAGCGCGCGTACATGAGCAGCCCCGCGCCGACCATCGGCACGGCGAGCCGCACGATGGAGGCCACCTCGGcactcgcgccgccgccaccgccgcctcgcgctTTCTTTGGCCGGTCATGCAGCACGGGTGGCTGGAGCAGAGCCTCGTGGACGCATCGTGCTTGCTGCTGGGAGCAATGGCACATTGCAAATTTGCagtgtgttgcgtgcgtgcgtgttgtTTTGGCAGCAGGGTGCGTGCCAGATGCTAGCTCAGTCAGGGCTTTGCTTGCGTACCTATCCATGGTGGCTTTGGATCGTATATATAAACCGTTGTGCTGACATCCTTTGAAAACTTTCGGTGTGTTTCCGTCCCATATTTTTGTGTGGGGCCTACAATATTACGGTTTGCTAAATCTCAATCGAGCGAGACTTAGCCATCGAATTTCATTAACCTGTGGGTCATCGAGGTTTCCATGTGTTAGTTTCTTCTTTTCTTTGAGGGGTAATGCGTGTTTCTTTAGGGGTCGAATGGTATGCTTATGACTAGTATGTTTTTTTTTCGAGAATCGTGACTAGCTTGTCTAGGGCTGTTTCTATCGTAGCAGATGGTGGGCTATCGCTTGGGGTCATTGTCCATCCATCCTGGCCTTTTTTATGTGGGCTATAGGTTGTGGCTTGCTgtgttatttttattttatttttcattttcgttTTTCTCATAGTTTATCCGCGTAACTGTTTGGATTCTCTAATGTAAATGTTTACTCtccttttgctaaaaaaaatgttTATTCTCCTCTAAAATTATATTTAAATGTTTACTCAAAAACTAAGGTTTTCCCCTATGAATTAATATAAGGAGGAAAAGCAGGAAAAAAATATAGCGGTTGGTAGTTCGTAGGGCATCTCTGATATTGTTTTTAGGTGgcattttctttgttctttttattttttagaCGCATAATATTTGATATATTGAAACTGCACTAACCTTTTTGTGCAACTAACCATATTAGAATGTCATCttgtattttattttatgataatttaTCAAAATACAACTAATCTATGATACTCCTACATGTTTTTCTTGTATCTTTTTTTTGCAACTCTATTTTTTATGCATTGTATACTTACATATTTACTATGTAccccctccattcacaaatataagatgttct
The sequence above is drawn from the Triticum aestivum cultivar Chinese Spring chromosome 7A, IWGSC CS RefSeq v2.1, whole genome shotgun sequence genome and encodes:
- the LOC123152588 gene encoding protein DETOXIFICATION 49-like, translating into MCHCSQQQARCVHEALLQPPVLHDRPKKARGGGGGGASAEVASIVRLAVPMVGAGLLMYARSLVSMIFLGRLGRLPLAGGSLALGFANITGYSVLSGLAAGMDPVCGQAFGAGRTSVLAAALRRTVSLLLVASIPVSLLWVAMHRILVATGQDPDIAAAAYDFIMCSLPDLLVQSFLHPIRVYLRAQAITLPITYAAAAALLLHVPINCILVQGLHLGIRGVALGAVCTNLNFLLFLVTYVYFSGLTHGNGGSDGKDGACLSPMEEPALEWGRLVRLSIHSCMSVCLEWWWYEIMVMLCGVLADPKAAVAAMGILIQTTSLVYIFPHSLSCAVSTRVGHELGAGRPERARLAARVGLACGAALGLVACAFAASVRGVWARMFTADAAILRLTSVALPILGAAELGNCPQTAGCGVLRGSARPGKAARINASAFYGVGMPAALALAFWPARLDFRGMWAGMLAAQLVCAALMLRAVQRTDWEDQAVRARELTGAEAHGDVKSCHADADRVMAGNGLLVVTVLS